Below is a window of Candidatus Aminicenantes bacterium DNA.
CAGGGCGATCGTTCCCTGGCCCGCTTCAGCCTGGCCACCAACGAGAAAGCCTATAACCCCACGACCGGCGAATCCACGGCCAAGACGGAGTGGCATCGGATCGTGGTCTGGGGCAAGCTGGCCGAGTTCTGCGAAAAATACCTGGACCAGGGCAAGCAGGTCCTGATCGAGGGCAAGCTCCGGACCCGGAGCTGGCAGGATCGGGACGGCAACAAGCGCTCCACGACCGAGATCGAAGCTTACAGCATCGTCCTGCTGGGCCGGCGCGAAGGCGGACCCGAGGGCGAGACATACGAACGCCGGCCGGCGACCCCGTCCAGCGGACCGGTCTATCAGGACCCGGTCGTCTCCGAGTTCCCGGCCGACGACGGCCCGGGTGAGGCCGGGGGCGACGATGAAGTCCCCTTCTGACGACGAGCGGGCCTACCGCGACGCCATCCTCGAAGATCGCCGGCCCTGGGGCCGATTCCGCTCTTATCCTCCCCGCGACGCCGCAGCCATCAAGATCATCACGGTCGACCCGGGCGGGACGTTGTCCCTGCAGTATCACGCCCGGCGGGCGGAGTTCTGGGTCGCCCTGGACGAGGGGCTGGAAATCACGGTCGGCGAACGGACCTGGCGGCCGGCCCGCGGCGAAGAAATCTACATTCCCCGCGGCGCGGCTCACCGCCTCCGCTCGGCCGGGACGGCCCCGGCCCGGATCATGGAAATCTGGCTCGGCGACTCGGACGAGTCCGACATCGTCCGCATAGACGACGTCTACGGCCGGACCGATCCGGCCAGCAAGTAAATCAGATCGTCGCCCCGGTCTGCACCGGCGCCTGCAGCATGATCGGGTGCCCCGCCACCAGCATGTAGATCCCGAAGGCCAGGCCCAGCCCCAGCACCAGCCAGCCCAGCAGGTTGTTGACCTTGGCCACCAGCAGGAGGATGTTGTAGTGGGGGCCGTGCACGCCTTCCTTGCGGGAATTGTGGGCCATTTCACGGATGGCCAGCAGGAGCTGGCCGAAGGCGATGATGGCCATGCCGACGATGGCCGACCAGAGGATGATGGCCACTCCGATGACGATGTTGCTGATCGTGAACGACTGTGCTTCCATGCGCGAGCCTCCTTGCGGTGTTCTATGCCCGAACCCCGACGCCGTTTTCCCGGCACGAACTGCCGGGAAGCCGGACGTCAGGACGAAAGGCCGATCTGGAGAAACGCCTCGGGATGGCGGATGAGGAGCTTCTCGATCAGGAATTCCTCAACCTCTTGAGCCGACTTGAGAGCCATGGCCTGGTGGACGACCCGGCGGACGGTCTTGGCCTCGACCGCCCGGAGGGCTTTCTTGACCCGCGGGATGAAGATCGGGTTCATGCTGAACCGGCGCAAGCCGAGCCCCAGCAAAACCATGGCCGGCAGCGGGTCGGCGGCCATCTCGCCGCAGACGGCCACTTCCTTGCCGGCCCGGTCGGCCGTCTCGATGACGAACCGGAGCAGGCGCAGAACCGACGGATGAAGGGGCTTGTAGAGATAGGCCACGTCCTCGTTGGAGCGGTCGGCAGCCAGGTAGTACTGGATGAGGTCGTTGGTCCCGATGCTGAGAAAGTCGACTTCCTTGACCAGGATGTCGGTCAGGGCGGCGGCCGCCGGAACCTCGATCATGATCCCCAGCGGCAGGTCCGGATCGAAGGGGATCTTGGCCGCGGCCAGCTC
It encodes the following:
- the ssb gene encoding single-stranded DNA-binding protein, producing MRDVNSLNKVILVGRLGQKPEIKVLPQGDRSLARFSLATNEKAYNPTTGESTAKTEWHRIVVWGKLAEFCEKYLDQGKQVLIEGKLRTRSWQDRDGNKRSTTEIEAYSIVLLGRREGGPEGETYERRPATPSSGPVYQDPVVSEFPADDGPGEAGGDDEVPF
- a CDS encoding phosphomannose isomerase type II C-terminal cupin domain, producing MKSPSDDERAYRDAILEDRRPWGRFRSYPPRDAAAIKIITVDPGGTLSLQYHARRAEFWVALDEGLEITVGERTWRPARGEEIYIPRGAAHRLRSAGTAPARIMEIWLGDSDESDIVRIDDVYGRTDPASK